A single window of Oreochromis aureus strain Israel breed Guangdong linkage group 5, ZZ_aureus, whole genome shotgun sequence DNA harbors:
- the tspo gene encoding translocator protein isoform X1 produces MGRGKFFSVAETSCWNRKGKHCNACHSTRRKMWLQIAGFTALPHLGGLYGGYITRKEVNTWYPTLKKPSWRPPNKAFPVVWTCLYTGMGYGSYLVWKELGGFTEDALVPLGLYGTQLALNWAWTPIFFGAHKLKWSLVEIVLLTGTVGATMMSWYPISRTATMLLAPYLGWLCLATSLNYCIWRDNPEEKEE; encoded by the exons ATGGGTAGGGGGAAGTTTTTTTCGGTGGCGGAAACAAGCTGTTGGAACAGGAAAGGAAAGCATTGTAACGCCTGCCATTCGACACGGAGG AAAATGTGGCTGCAAATAGCTGGGTTCACTGCCCTGCCACACCTGGGAGGGCTCTACGGTGGTTATATCACACGCAAAGAGGTAAATACCTGGTACCCAACCCTGAAGAAACCATCGTGGCGCCCACCAAACAAAGCATTCCCCGTAGTGTGGACGTGTCTGTACACAGGCATGGG CTATGGTTCATACCTGGTGTGGAAGGAGCTTGGAGGTTTCACTGAGGATGCACTAGTTCCACTCGGGCTTTATGGGACACAGCTAGCTCTGAATTGGGCCTGGACTCCCATTTTCTTTGGTGCACACAAGCTGAAATGG TCCCTCGTTGAGATTGTGCTTCTCACTGGGACTGTTGGAGCCACAATGATGTCCTGGTATCCCATCAGCCGCACCGCCACGATGCTCTTGGCGCCCTATCTGGGCTGGCTGTGCCTTGCAACTAGCCTCAACTACTGCATATGGAGAGACAACCCAGAGGAAAAAGAAGAGTAG
- the LOC116313658 gene encoding ubiquinol-cytochrome-c reductase complex assembly factor 2, whose product MSATRYRRFLKLCEEWPRDETKKGRDLGTFLRQRVASAFREGENTQISDPEKCDQMYESLARINGNIYRQRFPRVRDTSFTGVTVEECRLLLSGTMQNTDEEKKGLWKSLMQRFSSKSPEDVPEKPAEK is encoded by the exons ATGTCTGCGACCAGGTACCGTCGGTTTCTGAAGCTGTGTGAGGAATGGCCCAGAGACGAGACCAAGAAAGGCCGCGACTTGGGGACCTTTCTGCGGCAGAGAGTCGCCTCTGCCTTCCGAGAGGGTGAAAATACTCAG ATCTCAGATCCTGAGAAATGTGATCAGATGTATGAAAGTCTGGCACGGATTAACGGCAACATATACAGACAGCGG tTTCCTCGTGTGAGAGACACGAGCTTCACTGGAGTCACAGTGGAAGAGTGTAGATTACTTTTGTCAG gaACTATGCAAAATACGGACGAGGAAAAAAAGGGTCTGTGGAAGTCGTTAATGCAGAGATTCTCTTCTAAATCACCAGAAGACGTCCCAGAGAAACCTGctgaaaaataa
- the tspo gene encoding translocator protein isoform X2, giving the protein MWLQIAGFTALPHLGGLYGGYITRKEVNTWYPTLKKPSWRPPNKAFPVVWTCLYTGMGYGSYLVWKELGGFTEDALVPLGLYGTQLALNWAWTPIFFGAHKLKWSLVEIVLLTGTVGATMMSWYPISRTATMLLAPYLGWLCLATSLNYCIWRDNPEEKEE; this is encoded by the exons ATGTGGCTGCAAATAGCTGGGTTCACTGCCCTGCCACACCTGGGAGGGCTCTACGGTGGTTATATCACACGCAAAGAGGTAAATACCTGGTACCCAACCCTGAAGAAACCATCGTGGCGCCCACCAAACAAAGCATTCCCCGTAGTGTGGACGTGTCTGTACACAGGCATGGG CTATGGTTCATACCTGGTGTGGAAGGAGCTTGGAGGTTTCACTGAGGATGCACTAGTTCCACTCGGGCTTTATGGGACACAGCTAGCTCTGAATTGGGCCTGGACTCCCATTTTCTTTGGTGCACACAAGCTGAAATGG TCCCTCGTTGAGATTGTGCTTCTCACTGGGACTGTTGGAGCCACAATGATGTCCTGGTATCCCATCAGCCGCACCGCCACGATGCTCTTGGCGCCCTATCTGGGCTGGCTGTGCCTTGCAACTAGCCTCAACTACTGCATATGGAGAGACAACCCAGAGGAAAAAGAAGAGTAG
- the tomm6 gene encoding mitochondrial import receptor subunit TOM6 homolog: MSGANAKKGSSPGVMEWISSACRFATDRNDFRRNLLVNLGLFAAGVWVARNLSDFDLMSPQPVT, translated from the exons ATGAGCGGGGCAAACGCTAAAAAGGGCTCTTCCCCCGGTGTGATGGAGTGGATCAGCTCGGCCTGTCGGTTCGCAACAGATAGAAACGACTTCAGAAG gaaTCTTCTGGTGAATTTGGGCTTGTTTGCAGCTGGTGTTTGGGTTGCAAGAAATCTCTCCGATTTCGACCTGATGTCTCCTCAGCCAGTGACATAG
- the sirt4 gene encoding NAD-dependent protein lipoamidase sirtuin-4, mitochondrial, translating into MMRLPWRVLAPHTAPVRRASSVLAGLMNFVPACSTTDAHSLELLQDFVTRARRLFVITGAGLSTESGIPDYRSEGVGLYARTDRRPMQYAEFVRSAKSRQRYWARNFVGWPQFSSHQPNSAHKALQRWEDRGKLHWLVTQNVDALHSKAGQKRLTELHGCAHRVTCLGCGAISAREELQRRFISLNPEWRAQAGAVAPDGDVFLEDEQVLHFRVPSCDDCGGILKPEVTFFGDSVNKATVQFVHERLAESDAVLVVGSSLQVYSGYRFLLAARDREMPVAILNIGPTRADHLAELKVSGRCGEVLSVIQPL; encoded by the exons ATGATGAGGCTGCCATGGCGGGTCCTGGCTCCACACACAGCACCTGTAAGGAGAGCCTCCTCAGTCCTTGCAGGGCTGATGAACTTTGTCCCCGCCTGCAGCACCACCGACGCCCACTCACTGGAGCTGCTGCAGGACTTTGTGACCCGAGCCAGACGCCTGTTTGTCATCACCGGAGCGGGTCTGTCCACGGAGTCGGGCATCCCCGATTACCGTTCAGAGGGCGTCGGGCTGTACGCCCGCACTGACAGACGACCCATGCAGTACGCAGAGTTTGTCCGCAGCGCAAAGTCCCGTCAGCGCTACTGGGCCAGAAACTTCGTCGGATGGCCGCAGTTTTCCTCCCACCAGCCGAACTCTGCACACAAGGCCCTGCAGCGGTGGGAGGACAGGGGCAAGCTGCACTGGCTGGTTACGCAGAATGTAGATGCTCTTCACTCAAAGGCGGGTCAGAAGAGACTCACAGAGCTCCACGGCTGTGCCCACAG GGTCACGTGCCTTGGCTGTGGTGCCATCTCAGCACGGGAGGAGCTCCAGAGGCGATTTATATCTTTAAACCCAGAGTGGCGAGCTCAGGCTGGCGCCGTGGCCCCAGACGGAGACGTCTTCTTGGAGGATGAGCAGGTCCTCCATTTCAGAGTTCCCTCCTGTGATGACTGCGGCGGGATACTGAAGCCTGAGGTCACGTTTTTTGGAGACTCCGTGAACAAAGCAACTGTGCAGTTTGTGCACGAAAGGCTGGCAGAGTCGGATGCGGTGCTCGTTGTGGGGTCATCTTTACAG GTGTACTCAGGATACAGGTTTTTACTGGCAGCGAGGGACAGGGAGATGCCGGTCGCCATCCTGAACATAGGGCCCACCCGAGCAGACCACCTGGCTGAGCTGAAAGTCAGCGGCCGCTGCGGGGAAGTGCTGTCAGTCATTCAGCCGCTCTGA
- the c5h1orf74 gene encoding UPF0739 protein C1orf74 homolog: MSASELFVAAARKYLSAGRKSLSAPQSLDLAAQVSAVDLGLKPAVLYDINGACAEQVEHYLSSLQSLQLVSKSLLTLDLNGNGLIVNPVTVKSNLEQVLHEGSSVAVIDVCHSQESPTLADPLRGDLKCMIQDLLLLLGGVQQLDEVERLLSGGEKCEEWNLCTVFGLLLGYPVTYWFDHTKSFDNCLSMTPLTVVTASATWQPDTAAHRCCLYSFSVPAALQEEIKSDLETWKLRLQQRFAQQNLLKDLTINQSVVTLPSVCL, encoded by the coding sequence ATGTCTGCTTCAGAGCTCTTTGTTGCTGCTGCTCGTAAGTATCTGTCTGCTGGTAGAAagtccctctctgctcctcagaGTCTGGACCTGGCTGCTCAGGTGTCAGCTGTAGATTTGGGATTGAAGCCTGCTGTTCTGTACGATATTAACGGTGCCTGCGCAGAACAAGTAGAGCACTATCTGAGCTCTTTGCAGTCTCTCCAGCTTGTGTCTAAATCGCTGCTCACGCTGGATTTAAATGGAAATGGTCTCATTGTTAATCCGGTCACAGTCAAGTCAAATCTAGAGCAGGTTCTTCATGAGGGGAGCAGTGTGGCCGTGATTGATGTCTGCCACTCACAGGAGTCGCCCACCCTCGCTGATCCGCTGAGGGGAGACCTGAAGTGCATGATACAAGATTTACTACTTCTACTGGGAGGGGTGCAGCAGCTTGACGAGGTTGAGAGGCTTCTCAGTGGCGGAGAGAAATGTGAGGAGTGGAACCTGTGTACTGTGTTTGGGCTGTTACTGGGTTACCCCGTCACTTACTGGTTTGATCACACGAAGAGTTTCGACAACTGTCTGTCCATGACTCCCCTCACGGTGGTTACGGCTTCAGCAACATGGCAGCCAGATACTGCAGCTCACAGATGTTGTCTGTATTCCTTCAGCGTCCCAGCTGCTCTGCAAGAGGAGATAAAGTCTGACCTGGAGACCTGGAAACTCCGTCTGCAGCAGAGATTTGCGCAGCAAAACCTCCTGAAAGATCTCACAATTAATCAATCTGTAGTCACACTGCCCTCGGTTTGTTTGTGA